Proteins co-encoded in one Prunus persica cultivar Lovell chromosome G6, Prunus_persica_NCBIv2, whole genome shotgun sequence genomic window:
- the LOC18775452 gene encoding ribonucleoside-diphosphate reductase large subunit, with protein sequence MYVVKRDGRQEAVHFDKITARLKKLSYGLSSDHCDPVLVAQKVCAGVYKGVTTSQLDELAAETAAAMTANHPDYACLAARIVVSNLHKNTKKSFSETIKMMYNHVSERSGLKAPLIADDVYEIIMKNAACLDSEIIYDRDFDYDYFGFKTLERSYLLKVQGKVVERPQHMLMRVSVGIHKDDIDSVIRTYHLMSQRWFTHASPTLFNSGTPKPQLSSCFLVCMKDDSIEGIYDTLKECAVISKSAGGIGVSVHNIRATGSYIRGTNGTSNGIVPMLRVFNDTARYVDQGGGKRKGAFAVYLEPWHADVFEFLDLRKNHGKEEHRARDLFYALWVPDLFMERVQNDGNWSLFCPNESPGLADCWGEKFEELYTRYEREGKAKKVVQAQQLWFEILKSQIETGTPYMLFKDTCNRKSNQQNLGTIKSSNLCTEIIEYTSPTETAVCNLASIALPRYVREKGVPVESHPSKLVGSRGSRNRYFDFDKLAEVTAIVTANLNKIIDVNYYPVESAKTSNLRHRPIGIGVQGLADTFILLGMPFDSPEAQQLNKDIFETIYYHALKASSELAAKEGPYETYNGSPVSKGIIQPDMWDVTPSDRWAWAALREMISKNGVRNSLLVAPMPTASTSQILGNNECFEPYTSNIYSRRVLSGEFVVVNKHLLHDLTEMGLWSPAIKNNIIYEDGSVQKIPEIPDDLKVIYRTVWEIKQRTLVDMAVDRGSYIDQSQSLNIHMDQPNFGKLTSLHFYAWSKGLKTGMYYLRSRAAADAIKFTVDTPILQEKPEVVDDVSTQKAQMVCSLTNREDCMACGS encoded by the exons atgtATGTGGTGAAGAGGGATGGGCGGCAGGAGGCGGTGCATTTTGACAAGATAACGGCGCGCTTGAAGAAGCTGAGCTATGGGCTTAGCAGCGACCACTGCGACCCTGTGCTGGTGGCCCAGAAGGTTTGCGCTGGGGTATACAAGGGCGTCACCACCAGCCAGCTCGATGAATTGGCCGCGGAGACTGCTGCCGCCATGACCGCCAATCACCCTGACTATGCCTGC TTGGCTGCAAGAATTGTTGTCTCAAATCTACACAAGAACACTAAGAAATCCTTTTCAGAGAC GATCAAAATGATGTACAACCATGTCAGTGAGAGATCTGGGCTGAAAGCCCCTCTGATAGCTGATGATGTTTATGAAATCATTATGAAG AATGCGGCTTGTCTGGATAGTGAGATCATTTATGATCGGGACTTTGACTATGATTACTTTGGCTTCAAGACGCTTGAGAGGTCTTACCTCTTAAAGGTTCAAGGCAAAGTTGTAGAAAGGCCTCAGCACATGCTAATGAGGGTTTCTGTTGGAATTCACAAGGATGATATTGATTCGGTTATCAGAACATATCATCTGATGTCTCAGCGGTGGTTCACTCATGCTTCTCCCACCCTTTTCAATTCTGGAACACCAAAGCCTCAA TTGAGTAGCTGCTTCCTCGTTTGCATGAAAGATGATAGCATTGAAGGCATTTATGATACTTTGAAGGAATGTGCTGTTATCAGCAAATCGGCTGGAGGAATTGGTGTCTCTGTTCACAACATTCGTGCCACAGGCAGCTATATTCGTGGAACAAATGGGACATCCAATGGCATTGTTCCAATGTTGCGAGTTTTTAATGATACAGCTCGTTATGTTGATCAAGGGGGAGGCAAAAGGAAAG GTGCTTTTGCTGTGTACTTGGAGCCCTGGCATGCTGatgtatttgaatttttggatCTAAGAAAAAATCATGGGAAG GAAGAGCATCGAGCTCGTGATCTTTTTTATGCACTTTGGGTGCCTGATCTCTTCATGGAAAGAGTTCAAAATGATGGCAATTGGTCATTGTTTTGTCCTAATGAGTCTCCAGGTTTGGCAGATTGCTGGggtgaaaaatttgaagagcTTTACACCCGATATGAAAGAGAG GGCAAGGCCAAAAAGGTTGTCCAGGCACAGCAACTgtggtttgaaattttgaaatccCAGATAGAAACCGGAACTCCCTATATGCTCTTTAAg gaTACTTGCAATAGGAAGAGTAATCAGCAAAATCTGGGAACCATAAAATCCTCAAATTTGTGTACTGAGATAATTGAGTATACAAGTCCAACAGAGACTGCTGTATGCAACCTAGCATCAATTGCTCTACCGCGATATGTTAGGGAGAAG GGTGTCCCTGTGGAGTCACATCCATCTAAACTTGTTGGTAGCAGAGGTTCCAGGAATCGATATTTTGACTTTGACAAACTAGCGGAG GTCACTGCAATTGTCACGGCAAACCTGAACAAGATAATTGATGTTAATTACTATCCTGTTGAGAGTGCAAAGACATCAAATTTACGACATAGACCAATTGGGATTGGAGTTCAAGGTCTTGCTGATACCTTCATCTTGCTTGGCATGCCCTTTGATTCACCTGAG GCTCAGCAACTGAATAAAGACATATTTGAGACCATATATTACCATGCTTTGAAAGCGTCTTCTGAGTTAGCTGCAAAAGAAGGCCCTTATGAAACATATAATGGAAGTCCTGTGAGCAAG GGAATTATTCAGCCAGACATGTGGGATGTAACCCCTTCAGATCGATGGGCTTGGGCTGCTCTTCGGgaaatgatatcaaagaatggaGTAAGAAATTCACTTCTTGTTGCCCCAATGCCTACTGCTTCAACTAGCCAAATTTTGGGGAACAATGAGTGTTTTGAGCCTTATACTTCCAATATTTACAGTCGAAGGGTTTTGAG TGGTGAGTTTGTTGTGGTGAATAAACATCTTCTTCATGACTTGACTGAGATGGGTCTTTGGTCTCCTGCAATTAAGAATAATATAATCTATGAGGATGGCTCTGTTCAGAAAATCCCAGAAATCCCAGATGACCTGAAGGTCATTTACAG GACTGTTTGGGAGATCAAGCAAAGGACTTTGGTTGATATGGCTGTTGATAGGGGATCTTACATAGACCAGAGTCAAAGTCTTAATATACATATGGACCAACCCAACTTCGGGAAGCTGACTTCGTTGCACTTCTATGCTTGGTCAAAG GGTCTCAAAACAGGCATGTATTATCTACGATCTCGTGCAGCAGCCGATGCGATAAAGTTTACTGTTGATACCCCCATTCTCCAA GAAAAGCCAGAGGTGGTAGATGATGTTAGTACACAAAAGGCACAGATGGTGTGCTCTCTGACAAACCGGGAAGATTGCATGGCCTGTGGAAGTTAA